A window from Thalassophryne amazonica chromosome 15, fThaAma1.1, whole genome shotgun sequence encodes these proteins:
- the LOC117526978 gene encoding pyrin-like, with the protein MLVPQLLLETLENLPGDDYKKFKWYLRMEVVEGCEPIPVSHLESPHQMDTVSKMLERYGKESAVKVTAEILRRMNHNAAAEELLNAYTEAGQKSSSTPSTSSTSSSPSICADNGSLVIAPVVCGSHGSWNIKITK; encoded by the exons ATGCTggttccacagctgctcctggagACTCTGGAGAACCTCCCAGGTGATGACTATAAAAAATTCAAGTGGTACCTCAGAATGGAGGTGGTGGAGGGCTGTGAACCAATTCCTGTGTCCCATCTGGAGAGTCCACACCAGATGGACACAGTAAGCAAGATGTTGGAACGATATGGCAAAGAGTCGGCGGTGAAGGTCACAGCGGAGATCCTTAGAAGGATGAACCACAACGCTGCTGCAGAGGAGCTACTGAATGCATACACAG AAGCTGgacaaaaaagcagttctacaccTTCTACATCTTCCACCTCCTCTTCTCCATCAATCTGTGCTGACAATGGAAGTTTGGTCATCGCCCCAGTAGTCTGTGGAAGTCATGGATCATGGAACATAAAGATCACCAAATAA